In Mycosarcoma maydis chromosome 20, whole genome shotgun sequence, the genomic stretch CGATACCCATTTCACTTGCAGCATGTGCTGTCTTGAGTTCTTGACGAAAAGCCGACCATGCTTCGTTGAGAACGTGTTGGCCCAAACCACCAGCTGCTTTCGATAGCTGTAAGAGGGACTGGCTGTCAAGCAAGGTCGGTTGCGGGCCAAAAACGATCACATAACCAGTTGCAGCATCTAGCGATGATGAACTGCTCGTGGTGTTGACGGATGGGGACCAGAGAGGCTCCAAAGGAGATGGTGCTCTCGACGGACAGAAGGACGTCACGGATGAGCTGGGTTCACTATAGCTTCGTTCAGAGCTCGGACTAGAGGAGTGGGAAGACATGATGTAAGATGTACGATTCGTTGTTCAAGTTGGCGAAAGCAGGTGAAGGAATGAGCTCGAGGGATAGGCGCAGAGAAAGAGAGCGTCGGGTGTTTCCCTGGACGACATCTCtggtattcgtgattctatATCTAGCCTCTACTACTCAAGTATGTATGGCCCAAGGAGGCTGGCACAAGCACCACAGAgtgttgagcgtcttgctccGCTATAGTGAGTAGTGAAAGTCACTACGTTGAGCCTCATTACTCTGCTCCAGGGTGAGCTACGAAAGCTTGCAGAGCTATCACCATGGGTTCGGCTTGGACTTGCTGATAgttactcacgactcaaaAATCACggatgattcgtgattcacgatttgaaaaaggaaagaaaaaaagagCCAGCAGAGCGCGATATGAAACATAAGAATGCACCGGGTACGACGTTTGATTTACAGATTGCGTCGTTACCCGGCCACTCACTATTTGTCGTTATCACTGACGACTGCGAGAAAGATACTTTGACCAGCACGCTTGAGCTATGCTTTGTCTTGGCCTTTTCCACCAGCAAACACTGGCAAGCAGTGTAGTTGCTTTCTGATTCTTGCTATAAGGAGGCAaagctcaagaagaagccgtGTCCGATGCTTTGGATGCCTTCGTTTGCACTATGATATTGGCAGGGTTACAATCGCCAATGCTCAGCAAAGCAGTGCTACTGAGTGTGGCTGCTTTTGCAACACTGCTTAGTTACACGTCGGCGTCCAGATTCATCAGCCCTGGCGTCAATTCGACCATCGATTTCGGTGAGTGGAAAGCCATGTCTTGCTGTGGATGACTGTACATTCCGATTAGTCTTCCATGGCACGTGAAGCTTTGTCTAATGACGAGTGGTGACTAAACTGCATCGACAGCCGGACAGCTTTTTCATCTGGAATACTATGGAGCAAGTAAGTCGACTTGCAGCACGAACCACTTTGCGCCTGAGGAACGACTAACGCAGGATACTCGTTTTGCTGTTTCTCGGCAGATGGCAACTTGAGCATGTCCATTTATGCCCAGCTGACCATCACGTCGCTAGCATTCGGATCAGAAGCAGTAGGATTGGATGCATCTAGGGTGCACGGCTATAGCTTGAGCCAGCCATTGAACTTGGCCACTGTATATCCAAACGCTTTTCAGCCGGATACTTCGGATGAGGATCGTGCAGCTTACAGATACAATGCATACGACTATAATCTGTCGCTAGCATCGCAGCCGCTTGACATCGACAGTGGCACGAGGTTGACGGCTTTTTAACAGTTTTGGAGGCATATACGGTGCCTTCGACTGTTAATGGGCTTCTATGGACGAATCGCGCCATGCTTCCCGTCCGCCTGTTGAAAAGCGATAGATGATTTCACAATTAACTTGacgacttgtgactctgactcacgactcgtggtTGTGACCAGGGGCTAAGGTCAAGAACAGAAGCAAGGGAAAGGGAACCCGGATCCGAAAGAACGAATGGTGGCCAGTACCGCCACTCGCTACTCATAGACACGGTCTTTCATGCTGCAAATTCGATCGGTGATTCAATACGCAGACATGCTTCCAATCCGAACAGCGTGCACGTTTGTTTCGAGTCTTTTGTACATGCGCGAAGTGAAAACAAGATGAGAATCTGTCTCCTGCCAGCAGGCTTGTGAAACAGTCGAACAAGCTTCTGCGGAACACTTAGCAGTAGAGACTTGATGAAAGTCTCAGACGGTAGTCTCTGGTGAGGCGAACATGAATTCTTTTGTGGGGCTAAGCGAGTGgaagattcgtgattctctaGACACCACACCAAGTTAAGGTATAAGTTGCTGTGAGTTGTGATGCTCAGTGCTGTGTCTTGGCATACCAGTTAGCACGCCTTCCCAAATGCCGAAATTTCCGGCACTTTGATGGCAGCTGTGTTCGATTTTGCCCAATTTAAGTTGCCAAgatgcaatcacgaatcacgaataggtTAAGTTGACAAGGCAGGAACAGCGCTTGTTGTTCGCGAGAACTCACAGCAAGGCTCTCTAACGATCGTGTCGTGTTGATCGACCCCCTCTGTTGATGTAACAATCAAGAATTCGTGAATATTTCCGTGCCGCCGTGCGCGTGATGATTGTGCGGTGTATCGTATATCGTGTATCGTGCGTGAATCGTGTGACGTGTATCATGTGGTATGCGTGTTGGGTGATGCTTGCTGGCTGTTGAGCGACGTAAAACTAACTCGCCAGTGTTGTTCCGGGTCATCAGTCGTTGCGTGGGTGTTGGGTTCACACGACACTCTTTTGCAGAGAGTCGCTGCACAGCTGCAGggtgcattcgtgataaGTTAACTAAAGttattcgcgattcacgattcatgtGTTGGCTGAGTCGGAAAACAGTCGGGATTGAGTTATGGAAAGTGCTCGCGCGgaccaatcacgaattgtgaacgtgaattgtgaacatgaatcgtgaatcgcgaatcgtgaatcacgaacgtACACGCGCCTTTGATTGTTGCTGTCTTTCCAACGAAGCTGTCTTCTATCCATTCCACCCGTCATCACCTTCTCTTTACCAACAGCAAGGTTTTTTGTTTTGCACTGCACAGGCGCATATGCTCGAAAGCGGAACTCACTCTGTTATCGCTCATGCTTTCCCTCGTCCAGGACAAGATTGCGTTTCTGCAGTCAGCGCTCGATGACCCGGCGATTCAGTGGAAGAAGCTCGTTCTTGCACTCTTATGGCTCGTGTACGCTTTCGAGACACTCCTCTCACTTCGACAGTACCGCCTTTACAGCCTGGAAACTCCTCCTGCCACGCTTGCCAGCCATGTCGATTTGGACACCTTCAAGAAATCACAGGTGTATGGCAGAGACAAAGCACGTTTtggcttcttctcgtctGCTGTGAGCCAGCTAATCAGCGTCGCGCTCGTACATTACGACATCTATGCTTGGAGCTGGACGCTTGCCGGCACTATCCTCACTCACTTTGGCCAGAGCGATAGCGAAATTCCGCGGTCGATCGTGTGGATGGTGATCATGTTTGTGATTCGAGAGGTGCCAGGCATGCCACTCACCCTGTACCGCAACTTTGTCATCGAAGAACGACACGGTTTCAACAAGATGACCATCCGCACCTTTGTAACAGACACACTCAAAGAGTGGATGCTTGGATTCGTCATTGGCGTGCCACTCATCTCTGCTTTGCTGTGGATCATCCGATGGGCTGGATCGGCGTTCGTATCGTACGTCGTCGTTTTCCTCTTTAGCTTTCAGATGATCGCAATGGTTCTCTATCCAACCGTCATCCAGCCGCTGTTCAACAAGCTCACTCCGTTGCCCCAGGGTGCTCTTCGAGATCGTGTCGTAGCACTTGCAACGTCACTCAAATTCCCTCTGAAGCACATCTACGTGATTGATGGCAGTAAACGCTCGTCTCACTCGAATGCCTACTTTTTCGGCGTGATTCCCGGCGGCAACAAGCACATTGTCATCTTTGATACACTCATCGAAAAGTCGAGCGCggacgagatcgaagcgGTGCTGGCGCACGAGCTAGGCCACTACGCCAACAACGACCCTACCAAGCTTCTCGTCCTGTCGCAAGTACAGATCTGGTTCACCATGAGTCTCTTTACGCTGTTCATCAACAACGTTTCGCTCTACCGGTCGTTTGGCTTCCAGGTAGGCCCTTCGCTTCTTGAAAAGGTGGCAGGAACGCGCtcgtcgcagctgctcaactATCTTCCTGTGATTATTGGTTTGGAGTTGTTTCAGCTCGTGCTGAATCCGACGGATGCTCTGGTCAAGTTCCTCCTCAACTCGGCGATTCGCAGGATGGAGTATGCTGCCGATCGGTTCGCTGCGACGCTGACTCGACCTGGTCCTACCCGGTCTGAACTGGCTGCGGCCGCCGAATTCAACGCTGACAGCCACAATGCTGCAGTCAAGGTGGATCCAAATCAGAAACAAGAGTatgtcgatctgcttggtAGGGCGCTTATCAAGCTGCATGTGCACAACCTTTCCACGATGCATCACGATCCTCTCTTTTCAGCCTACCACTACTCACATCCCACGTTGGCCGAGCGACTTGACGCTCTGCAAGCTCTACGACCCCATCTCAAAAAGCACAAGTAGCCAAAAGCAAAAGTAGCCTCCGTCACGGCAGAACACAACCTCGCCGCAACCGACGCTACATGGCCACGCGCCAAACCTCGCATCATCTGCAAACGCCGTGCGCCTCTTTGTAACCATCCGAATCCATCATCCTGTCGAGGCTCGCTTCGCATACAGCTATATCCTATCGGACCAGACGTTGGATTGAACAACCAGCTTGATTAAGCCGTGTGACGTGTGCATTAATCTGTGAACGTAAAAAAAAAACGCGTTTCCATTCAAACAAGAACAGGTAACACTGCCTAAATTGCGGGTCTTGGTGGACCAGCTGAGCCAGCGATACCTGTCACGTGCGGGCTTGACACGAGGCGCTCGGGAAGGGAAGACATTTTCGTTGCAGGCGAGGTGAGTGCGGAAATCCCGAGAATCGAGCCGGTTGATGCTCCTCGGCCGTCGGAATCCTCGTTGAGGGCCGTGGATCTCGATGCCTGCTGGATCATTAGCGATGACGAATCGTTTCTGCGCGACATAGGATCGGCAAGTCCAGCGCTGCTTGATCGATTCCACACGGGTAATTGATGATTAGAGATCAGCTTTCGCAACACCCCAGACGCTTCACGTCCGAGCTCCCAGCGTGATGCCCTCACCTCTCTTTCCACCATCTCTAGCACGGCACGTGTGTAGCATTTGCAGTCGACATGTGCAATGTCGTCTGCTGTCTTGGTAGACATGCGTTCCAAAAAGTCGATGCCCTCTGGTTTcattggtggtggtgcagACGGGCGCGAGGTCAAAGCTTCAATGATCCTGGCGTCGCCTCCGATCCGAGTTCTTTCGGCCGAGATCTGTCCGTGCAACGCGCCAGGCGAATTGGGGatggacgagctcaagcttgtGCTAGTATTGTGGTGTGCAGATCCAGGTCTCGTTGCGGTAGCCGAGCCGGACGCCCCCGCTCCAGCGGCGACTTGGTGGTTTGTTTCACCGGCAGTGGAAGCGACACGCGGGATAGTCAAGGCATGGCCGTAGGCCCATATGACGAGAGCGCATAGATATTGGCACCAGCGATGGTGCAAGGCCTCGTCTAGACCAGTTTCGCGGTCAGAAGCTTTGCGCGCAGCTGAGGAGGCCGCAATACTAGCGCTGGTCTCTGCATCGCACGTGCCAGGATAGATTGGCCTTGCCTCCTTGTTACGGACCTCATCGGCGGCTGCGGTAGCAGAAGTAACGGCCTTGAACGTCTGGATGGTGCCGTACGATTCCGTGCCGGCGCCTAGAAGAGAAGTGCGCAAGAAATTGACGGCGTACCAGACGGCGGTTCGACCATCGGTGGTACGCGCCCATTCCTTGACCGACCGGCGTGAGGTATTGAAGGTAGCGCGATCGATGAAGCGGCCAAGCACTGAGGGCAGACCGGCGTAGATCTGAATGTCGATGATATCGGCAAACAAAGCAATTTGAGCTGCGGTAACAAGACTTGGAGTGGCGCGGTGGATGAGGCGTGTGCTCGACTCTTCATCTGCCTTGATGTAAGCAATGTCCATGCGGGCTTGCAAAGAAGAGTAAGCTGCTGAGAGACGGTCTTTCCAGTTGCCGATGCCATTGTCGGGGGCTCGACTACCGCCTGGAGACGACTCTGCACCTAGCAAGACGTTCTGTTTCCATTGAAGATCGTAAGCAATGCTCATCAGGCCGTGCAAAAGCACAAAGCGTGGAAAGGCGTCAAGCTCCTGGGGCGTCTTGGCAGGGCTGAGGCACGCCTTGAGCGCCGGAATGAATGGGCCGGGAGGCTTGTAGCTTGGACGCTTGCGGAATCTGTGCCAAGCTTCGGGCGTGGTTTTGTTccactcgtcgtcgctgcagGGCAAGTTGAGCTGAACCTGGAAAGCAGAGAGCGAAGGAATGTGTCGAAAGATGGTGGCGtgctgcgcatcgagcaTGAATTCGAATAGAGCGATTCGCTTTTTTTCCTCCTCTCTAGCCCAGCTTCTCCAAGATTCTTCCGAGTCGTCAAAGTGAGCTTGGCTGGGGGTGCTGGCGTTGAAGACGGCGTTTCTGCGGGCAAGAGTGATGATAAAGTTGTGGAAGAGGTGTGCCATCTCGTGTTGGGGACGAGTACTCATCAGCTTGCCAAAGCATTCGGTGAGGACGAGCGCCTGGAGCATGGGCAGCGTGGCTCGTGCTGGACGAAAATCCTCGAGACTGACTACGGCGCCCCAGATCTTTTGAGCGATGCGAACGGCGAGCTCATGAGCGGGTAGACCTGCAAAATGCGCTCCAATCACGACGATGGCGCTCAAAAGCATTGGGTCGGTGGTGCTAGCTGCAAAGGTGGGCTCGTGAATGAGCGGATAGAGGCGATTGAACTTGACAAAGAAGAGATAGATGTAGCATCTGAGAGCAGATGGCGTAAAAAGGGGCGAATTGGGAAGCTCGCTGACGGATTGGAGAAAGATGAGAAGTCGGTGGTGCGCGACGGGATCGAGATGATAGGTAACTCGGCTGGGAATATCGGCTTGAAGGGTTGCAAAGTAGGCGAGATCTTCGAGGGCGTTGGGGGTTTCGACTTCGCTGCCGGACAAGAGGATACCGTCAGAGCTCATGCCACGTCCGAAGCTGGAGGCGTCGGCTGCAGTGCCGGATGGAGGTACACTGTTGTGAGAGCCATGTATGTTTCCAAGAAAGCCTCCGAGGCCGTcggagctgcttggcgagaACGCGGAAGTTTGCGAGTGCGGACCGCGTGCGTTGCTGCCAGCAGTGGTAGCTCGGCCGACACTGCCGCCAAAGTTGGAGCCGCCAAAGGGATCGACGCCGTCAAAGAGCCAGCCAAAGTCAGCGGTGTGGTCGACAATGGGTGGCGCAAACGGGAATATGTCCTGATTGGGGGGTGGAAGGGTGGAGGGCGGCCGGGCAACGGCCGGTATGGCGGCAGGGGGTTCAAGGTCAGCCAATGGCATGGCGGCATCTGGACGTGTGGCGTCACGTGAGGCATCGTTCCAGGCAGCCATGTAGGATGCGGATGGAGGTGGAGCATAGCTACCTGCGGATGGGTGACTGGATGTAGAAGCGCCGGGAATCCATCGAAATGGAGCGGCAGCCTgagcatcggcagcagcagcagtggcagcagaaTGGTTGTTTTGAACGTACTCTGATCGTAGATCGGGCTGCGCAGATGCGTCGGGCCAGATCGACTCGTTACGATACGGTGGCGGAGGGTAGGCGGCGTGGTTGGGTGTGGAGGGGGTTTGAGTGGCAAAACCAGACACAGAAGGCTTGGCATCGTGGGGAGCATCTGCGGCTGCCGAGCGATAAGAGGAGGTATCTGCAGGATATGCGTGTAAGGGACGCGTTGCGGGAGGCGACATGGGAGGGTTGTTGGACCAGGCGGCGGCTGAGCCATAtggtgcaggtgcagaCGAGAGTGGTGGAGCATGCGAGGTGGACGTAACGAGGGGAGCAGCAGTAAGGTTTGACCAAGGAGGAGATGCAAGATGCTGTGTTGAGGCGAGGTGGGTGGGATTAGTGGGTAAGTGGTTGGGGTGAATCTGTTGATCCGAGTCTGGATCGTTGCGGTCGCTGTTGTCGTCGgcgtcagcgtcagcatcggcatcagcgtcgtctgcgtcgtcgtcgtcggaaAGGCGATCATGTTGTCGGTTGAGATGGACATGGGAACGGCGGCTGGAGCGAGAAGCAGCGGAAGGTTTGCGTTGCTTGTTagaggcagaagcagacTTGGTGGgagatgaggaggaggcggcTTTGTCATGTAGGTGGTCGTCATTGGCGTCCTTGTTACGGTTGGACCATCTACCGAGGGTCTTGCCGCGGAGGGCATGCCTCTCAAGGTGGCGTACGAGAAGATCTTGACGGACAAAAGTACGGTCGCATTGGTTGCAGCAGAGAACGCGCGCCTGATCGTGGTTGAGCTTGTGACGGAGGAGATGGTCAGGACGCGAGTAACTCTTGGTACAGCCTGGCTGATCACAGGTGTACCTCATCTCGGAGGACGACGATTCTTTGCGAGCCATGCTGGAACCTGGGACGCACCGATGTGGATTCGGACAAACCAAGGCAGCGTGCGTTTGTGAGAGGAATGGATGGTGATGGCAAGCTAGCCGAGGCGAATGGACGAGTGGATAAATGGATGTGGAGCAGAGGAGAGCACTGTATTGCAATCAGTGGGGTGACACCAGAGTCGGTGGGTAAGCGCGGAGTagacgagcagcggcgaAAAGGGCGAGAGGAGAGGGCTGCTGTGATGCGGCGTTCGACGGCGGACCAAGGCGAGAGCTTAagtcggcagcagcgcgagcTAGTATCGGGTCGGAAGGAACGAAGGTCGGGATATGATGCGATGTGATctgatgcgatgcgatgcgatgcgatgcgatgcgcgGGAGCGGGAGCAGTGCAGTGTGATGGGGCAAAGAGAAGCCAAGATTAAGCTTGGCCGCTGGAGAGAGCGCTGATAGAGATGGCTCAGCCGTGTGCTTGGAGgcgagttgtgagtggaGAGGCGAGTCTGCGAAAATGAAGTGACGGAGCgccagagtcacgagtttggTTTGCGCTTTTTTTTGTTTGGGCAAAGTCGAAAGTGGCTGTCAGCAGTGACTCGTTGACAGAAGTGGCTGGCAGGACGACTGGATTGCGCTGCAACGAGCAGAATGGAGCGCTCGTATTTGTTGGAAGGCTTGCGCAAAGAGCAGATGACAGGCTAAAGCGAGGATGCGAGTCAAGATTAGAAACGTGATGGTAGAGTCATTGACATCACCCGCCCAACCCAATGGACGGTGGATAGGCAGCCAAGGTAGCAAGCGAGACAGTGCACTGCACTGTGCGAGATGGAAAGAGGTACAACTCGTGAGTAGGTGGGTGGAGAGCAAGTTGGGCGGAAGCTGGGAAGTGCGCGAATGTGTTGCTAGAGTGTTGAGTGGTAgccatcacgaatcgtgaatcgtgaatgttggcTCCTCGTTCCATACGTGAAAAGTTCAAGTCGCGGACAGTTCAAGGTGGGCGTTGCCGATTCGAGCCGCTCCTTGCTCGCCTGCTATCCttgctccacgctccacgctcgcTTGATCCGAGTGTTCCTAAAGGGTTGGTCAATTTGGTTCGGGATTCCGTGCAGGGCCAACACGACGTGGGCCAAGTGTTGTTCGCTGTGCGCGTCGTAGAGTGCTGCCCACATTGACCATAAAATCACGAAAACTCGTTTTTCGGAttcaattcgtgattcgagaaaccagaatcgcgaatcgaaATGGATGAATTCGTTTAATTGGTAGAAAACCCTCTATCTTGACGATGCATcaatttacgattcacgcttcgtgatttgcaCCTTtgtaagtcgtgagtcgtgagtcgtgagtcgatCGGGTTGATAAGAAATCGGGCTCGAACCCGCGCAGCTACAACTGAGCCAAAAGTGTCAGTCACGCCAGCCAAGCGTTTTCGGACGAGGTGAGAGCCTCGGCATCAGCGCAGTTACGGGGTTCCTCACCGAGCTTTCCACAGTAGCCGATGCTGCGAAGCAACGATGCAGCGATGAAAGCTGTTATGGTGGTGCTGACGAAGCGCTTCTGCAACGTGCCATGGTGATCGAAGCCAGAGTCACGACTCATGCGTCTTGCTTTGCACGCTCAGACGTGGTAGCTTAGATAGCAAGGATCTCTGCACGGACGACaggttcacgattcgcgctTGCACTCGTGGTGAGGGTTCGTTAAAGTGGTCCAAAGTAGGATAATGCAACATGGTGCATGGCTGTAGAGGCTGTCAGCGCACACACACCTACACACACTCAGCTTCTCCACTCGACACGTGCGACTCGTGAAGAGGTTCGGATGACAGTTGGAATGCGTTGGTCGGCTTGGTCCCGACGTTATCTCGagtgagtggtgagtgagCGAGTGCACCCGGGCCTGTTCGTGTTCCAATCCAAATTCAATTCATCgctcgcattcgtgatttgtcGTTGGGTAGACACTTCATGACTGGACTGTGACACTCatccgaatcacgaatcaaatCTACTGTATCGTGTAGTCACGACTAGTTATCATAAAAACCAGGCATCAGAGCCCATGTAAAGTCAAGTGTTTGAGAAATTCGGTaaatattcgtgattgataAATTCAGCTCACAACCCTAAGTCAGGACTCAggactcacactcgtgactggagCGAGGTAGAGATAGCGTCAAGTCACAGTATATCTCAACGCACGCACGCCTGTGGATAGGCATCGTGATTAACACACGATATCCAAGCATGGCCAAACAAATATCGAGTGGATCCTGTTGGCACTACTCGTGATTGACTCCTCTCTTCTacatcatcgtcgtcgctcctcgtcgagccgGCTCTCTTCCATTGCGACTCTACTCGCATACACCGCTTATCGCTTACATTGGTCGTCATTCTCTTGCTCCTTGGCGGCTCCAATGACACTCTAGCGTACTGCCGTTGCTATCATCCCTCTTGTCGCCTTCTCGTTTTGATCGACCTACATCTTCGATCGCTCGATTACAGCATCGCTGCGCCTTCACCTCTTTTGGCGCAGCTCTTCTGTCTCTTGCTCGTTCACCTCGGTCCGCACCGTGCTTTCACCTGCCACCGCAGCCTCGTTCCAACATGGTCAAGTTTCCAATCATGGTCTCNNNNNNNNNNNNNNNNNNNNNNNNNNNNNNNNNNNNNNNNNNNNNNNNNNNNNNNNNNNNNNNNNNNNNNNNNNNNNNNNNNNNNNNNNNNNNNNNNNNNAGCCTCTTCAGAGACGTCGAGATGTACGCTTCCCTTCCGCCGATTATGTGCCACTCTGGAATCTGTCAACCACCTCAAGCCCGCTCGAGCACTGCATCGAGACTCTCTCAATCTGTCCCACTTCCCCCTCCAGTCCTCCAACCTTTCGCCCATATTCCCTTCGGATTCCCATCAATCTGCTCGACTCTACCTCTCCCACCACCCATGCACGCCTCGACACCCTTGGCTCCTCGGCTTTCAGCAGCTTGACTCCAAGCGTCTCTGACACCTCCAGGGTGCTCCCGTTGGCCCATCCTTTCATCCACGATGCCGACTCGGCCGACGACACCAACACGTCGGCATGGCAgccatcttcctcctcgtccaacTCATCCCGTTCCTCCCAcagctcctcttcgtcctcttcctcccGTCCACCTACTCCATCCCTTTCTGCACGCCCAAACCtcgccacctcgaccgcaCAGCAGGATTCGTCCGGCAACCACGGCAGTGGATCCAGTACGCCCACGCAAAACAattctctctctccctaTCAGATCGAGAGTGCACTTCTTGGCCCCTCCTCGCTCCTAACCACAGCCGCACGAGGTAACTACCAACAGCGTCGCGGTGCCGCCGCACCGGCGTGTCCCCAATCATCCGAAACCGACCACCCGGCTCCCCTCTGGACCGGCTCGGTCGCTTCACCAAAGCATCGCACGCTCCACTACTCGTTTGAGCACGGCGCCTATGGAATCCCCAAACGCCATCCCTGGGCAGCTGTTCGCGGCAATGGCAAGCGCGTCCAATCACCCCCTAAGCCAGCTGCCCGCTCAGGCGCCGTAGGCATGCtagctgcggctgctgacTTTCTTACCGGCTCTGCATCCGCTTCGGCTCCAGCAACGCCCAAACAGAAGCTAGGTGGCGAAACGCTCGTCGCACAGGATGGTCGTCGCCTTGGCCTCAATTCGCCCATTCGTGAGCACGGTCGCATCGTACAGGATCGATTGCAATCCGTCCAGGTTGGCGAAGACGCTTACTTCCTGCGTCCCGACTCCATCGGTGTAGCAGATGGTGTCGGAGGCTGGGCCTCGCGCGCCGGAGCTGATCCAGCCCTCTTCTCCCGCCTTCTCATGCACTTCTGCGCTGCAGAACTTAGCAAATTCGACGATCTTAGCGCAGATGAATTGGCCGCTCACGGTGGTAAGAAGCTGCGCGAGTGGGACCAACTCGACCCTGTCGAAGTCATGCACGTGGCCTGGGAGCGATGCGTCCGCGCATCACGGCGTGAAGGCATCCTCGGTTCATCAACCGCGCTACTTGCCGTTCTTCGAGGAGACGAGCTTCGCATCGCCAACCTGGGCGACTGCGTTCTGCTCATCATCCGCGCAGGCGAGCTTCTCTTCCGTTCCACCGAGCAACAACATTCCTTCAACTTTCCCGTTCAGCTAGGCATGATGGGTCACACCGCAGAGAGCGTCACCATCGCAGCCAATCGCACCCTTGCCCGCGATGGCTTCCTACAGTCTGGCGCTTCCGACGATTTGGACGATAACGCTCCTAACCCGCTCGGCACCTCCACAGCCGAATCCATGGATGAAGCACGTAAGAGCCTATCACAAGCATCTGCGGCCACCGATGGCGAAGACGCCGAAGAGGCTGACTGGGATGAGCCGCGTCGTGACGCTGGTCGATGGACTGTCAAGGTGCAAACAGGTGACATCATCATTGTAGGCAGCGACGGTTTAGTGGACAATCTCTTTGACGAAGACATTGTAGAGGAGGTGCTCAAGTTTGCTCCGCCGCCTACCTCGTCCCAATCCATTCCCGAACATGACCTAGCCTCGCTCGAAAACGGCAATCGCACCATAGAGGGACAGCACGACTACCGCCTGCCAGACGACTTTTGCCCACAGCTGGTCTCTGAGGCGCTCTGTTCTCGTGCCAAGGCGGTTTCTGAAGATTCGCGAGCCGTCAGCTCTCCCTTCCAACAGCGCGCCATGGAGGAAGGTCTACATTATGTAGGTGGCAAGCACGATGACATCTCGGTCGTCGTTGCCGTTGTGGGTGATCCCTCGGAACGCCTCAATCGGGCTAGTTACCCCGTCGTATCCGATCAGGACAGCTCAGTTCCGGCGCAAGCAGGGGCATCTAGGCGCTGACCAGCGCTCAGCATCCGTTTCCGTCTAGCCTGTATCTTGACTCATCTCAAACCCCTCCTAGGCACTCAGCGACGAGCACTCCAGCGCCGTCATCAATTTTGTATCTTGCACTTTTAGCTCTCGGATGCCTTCTGTCTCTTCGGCTGGATTCAATCACACTTGCAAAAGCGCAGACTCAAGCGTGACAGTGGTGCAAGTGGGATGGTG encodes the following:
- a CDS encoding uncharacterized protein (related to PTC7 type 2C protein phosphatase (C-terminal fragment)), which translates into the protein PLQRRRDVRFPSADYVPLWNLSTTSSPLEHCIETLSICPTSPSSPPTFRPYSLRIPINLLDSTSPTTHARLDTLGSSAFSSLTPSVSDTSRVLPLAHPFIHDADSADDTNTSAWQPSSSSSNSSRSSHSSSSSSSSRPPTPSLSARPNLATSTAQQDSSGNHGSGSSTPTQNNSLSPYQIESALLGPSSLLTTAARGNYQQRRGAAAPACPQSSETDHPAPLWTGSVASPKHRTLHYSFEHGAYGIPKRHPWAAVRGNGKRVQSPPKPAARSGAVGMLAAAADFLTGSASASAPATPKQKLGGETLVAQDGRRLGLNSPIREHGRIVQDRLQSVQVGEDAYFLRPDSIGVADGVGGWASRAGADPALFSRLLMHFCAAELSKFDDLSADELAAHGGKKLREWDQLDPVEVMHVAWERCVRASRREGILGSSTALLAVLRGDELRIANLGDCVLLIIRAGELLFRSTEQQHSFNFPVQLGMMGHTAESVTIAANRTLARDGFLQSGASDDLDDNAPNPLGTSTAESMDEARKSLSQASAATDGEDAEEADWDEPRRDAGRWTVKVQTGDIIIVGSDGLVDNLFDEDIVEEVLKFAPPPTSSQSIPEHDLASLENGNRTIEGQHDYRLPDDFCPQLVSEALCSRAKAVSEDSRAVSSPFQQRAMEEGLHYVGGKHDDISVVVAVVGDPSERLNRASYPVVSDQDSSVPAQAGASRR